Proteins encoded by one window of Lathyrus oleraceus cultivar Zhongwan6 chromosome 1, CAAS_Psat_ZW6_1.0, whole genome shotgun sequence:
- the LOC127138151 gene encoding serine carboxypeptidase II-2 codes for MTNSECSQLLFICIITLTPLFLNNINFAFATDPFLQQEQDRIVSALPGQNFNVTFKHYSGYITVNEEVGRTLFYWFIEADHIDPTSKPLLLWFNGGPGCSSIAYGEAEEIGPFHINSDGKTLYLNPYSWNQVANILYIDSPTGVGFSYSNNSSDFLNNGDKRTAEDNLIFLLKWFKRFPQYKKTDFFISGESYAGHYVPQLSQLIVKYNSATKQDSINFKGYMVGNALIDDFRDQLGMFQFMWSSGMISDKTFKLLNVLCDFQSVEHPSKSCEKIWETAYEELGNIDPYSIFTATCHANDNQRVKRKRSAGRIRSVYDPCTEKHSTIYFNQPEVQKILHVDPNHKPEKWQTCSDVVNTNWKDSPRTVLDIYRELIPTGLRIWIFSGNTDAVVPVTSTRYSINALKLPTVSPWRAWYDNGEVGGWTQEYTGLTFVTVRGAGHEVPLHTPKLALTLLKSFLAGTSMPTLEPPTLTAAY; via the exons ATGACAAATTCCGAATGCTCTCAACTTCTGTTCATTTGCATCATAACATTAACACCCCTTTTCCTAAACAACATCAATTTCGCATTTGCGACAGACCCATTTCTCCAACAAGAGCAAGACAGGATTGTTAGCGCACTCCCAGGTCAAAACTTCAACGTAACCTTCAAACACTATTCTGGGTATATCACTGTCAACGAGGAAGTTGGACGGACACTGTTTTACTGGTTCATTGAAGCAGATCATATAGATCCCACTTCGAAGCCCCTTCTTTTATGGTTCAATGGCGGCCCTGGATGTTCTTCTATAGCTTATGGAGAAGCCGAGGAAATTGGTCCTTTTCATATTAATTCAGATGGAAAAACGCTTTATCTTAATCCTTATTCTTGGAATCAAG TTGCCAATATTCTTTATATTGATTCTCCTACTGGAGTTGGATTTTCTTATTCAAATAATTCATCTGATTTTCTCAACAATGGAGATAAGAGGACAG CTGAGGATAATCTCATATTTCTATTGAAGTGGTTTAAGCGTTTTCCCCAGTATAAAAAAACAGACTTTTTCATCAGTGGCGAGAGCTATGCAG GACATTATGTTCCCCAACTTAGCCAACTTATTGTCAAGTACAACTCAGCTACAAAACAAGATTCCATAAACTTCAAAGGTTACATG GTAGGAAATGCTCTAATTGATGATTTCCGTGATCAATTGGGGATGTTCCAGTTTATGTGGTCAAGTGGTATGATTTCGGATAAAACATTCAAGCTCTTGAACGTTCTATGTGATTTTCAGTCAGTCGAACACCCGTCAAAGTCATGTGAAAAAATATGGGAGACTGCCTATGAAGAACTTGGTAATATAGACCCGTACAGTATCTTTACCGCTACTTGTCATGCTAATGATAATCAGCGGGTTAAAAGAAAGCGT AGTGCAGGAAGAATCAGAAGTGTTTATGATCCTTGCACCGAGAAGCACAGCACTATATACTTCAATCAACCCGAGGTCCAAAAGATTCTACATGTCGATCCAAATCATAAGCCGGAAAAATGGCAGACCTGCAG TGACGTGGTAAATACTAACTGGAAGGATTCTCCTAGAACAGTTCTCGATATATATCGTGAACTTATTCCTACCGGACTGCGAATATGGATATTCAG TGGTAATACAGACGCTGTAGTCCCGGTAACATCTACTCGCTATTCCATAAACGCTCTCAAGCTTCCAACTGTGAGCCCCTGGCGTGCATGGTATGACAATGGGGAG GTAGGAGGATGGACCCAAGAATACACCGGACTCACGTTTGTAACTGTAAGGGGTGCTGGGCACGAAGTTCCTCTGCATACACCAAAACTTGCTCTAACATTGTTGAAATCCTTTTTAGCAGGAACCTCCATGCCAACTCTTGAACCACCCACTCTCACGGCCGCTTATTAA